A genomic window from Sphingobacterium spiritivorum includes:
- a CDS encoding helix-turn-helix transcriptional regulator: MKKLLLNITYTLTPQWLQQFSDQIGTRLIDNKIILFSGEIAEGRIYFIELMPGLSVMLRDMIVHQPIFFSRKAKEDDLVFVYYDLSESISTHIVNGVGHMVGLNSPFDMGIVDSSVESSYIPILEERVYSLCLLISKKLLIKLFKNHIQKNNKNVYFDPERNTLLFYGHIDSRSRLLLNQLKKKSYKDPSFELFFRSTSYRLFGLLIEGFSKISYPSFKLSEVEIKGILATQEYILTQLWVKFPGVSNLARMAGMSESKYKLAFRRVFNDTPNNFFMTEKLFLAKRLLISGDYNSVLEIAYELGYSKSSYFSAVYRSKFGVLPGSVLIRKKSS, encoded by the coding sequence ATGAAAAAATTATTATTAAATATTACATATACACTTACACCCCAATGGCTGCAACAGTTTAGTGATCAGATTGGCACCCGACTAATCGACAACAAGATAATTCTCTTTTCTGGTGAGATTGCTGAAGGCAGGATATATTTTATAGAATTAATGCCCGGTTTGTCTGTGATGTTGAGAGATATGATTGTTCATCAACCTATATTCTTCAGCAGAAAAGCAAAGGAAGATGATTTGGTGTTTGTGTATTATGATTTGAGTGAAAGTATAAGTACTCACATTGTAAATGGAGTAGGTCATATGGTTGGCCTCAATTCTCCTTTCGACATGGGCATAGTTGATTCATCGGTAGAAAGCAGCTATATACCTATTTTGGAGGAACGGGTGTATTCTTTATGCTTATTGATAAGTAAAAAACTGCTAATCAAGCTATTTAAGAATCATATACAAAAGAATAATAAAAACGTCTATTTTGATCCCGAACGTAATACATTATTATTTTATGGTCATATTGATAGTCGCAGTAGGTTATTACTGAATCAACTCAAAAAAAAATCATACAAAGACCCCTCTTTTGAGCTTTTTTTCAGAAGTACTTCCTATCGCCTGTTTGGTTTGCTCATCGAAGGATTCAGCAAGATCAGCTACCCTTCTTTCAAATTGTCTGAGGTAGAGATTAAAGGTATTTTAGCTACTCAGGAATACATTTTAACACAATTGTGGGTGAAATTTCCGGGAGTGAGTAATTTAGCCCGAATGGCCGGAATGTCAGAATCAAAATATAAGCTGGCTTTCAGGCGGGTATTCAACGATACGCCAAACAACTTTTTTATGACCGAGAAATTATTCCTGGCAAAACGTCTGCTGATCAGTGGAGATTATAATTCAGTCTTAGAAATCGCATACGAACTAGGATACAGCAAATCCAGCTATTTCTCTGCTGTATACAGAAGTAAATTCGGAGTCTTACCAGGCAGCGTTTTAATCAGAAAAAAATCTTCCTGA
- a CDS encoding helix-turn-helix domain-containing protein: MLNVKCSFSVKTNWKEELAIKLNGRINGNFIEIPEDIFVGTNYVLSVDRDFSVWYSNGKYHKSICFQSPENGQADFFFIVFGYGTGRMLAISRDSTYECNYGFVVLDSSDRYQFIIEAGSENCILILFVRKEALNKLANTTIAKYPSCSNCIYNIENTPIKTGRVNPEAWKIINEFRYLCPNSVSFDYFLIGGMYAILGIFIYEISNIKNTYADLEDSDIRRILITQEYIIKRLDKNFPGIKKLASIAYMSESKFKHLFRKITGFSPNSFFIKNKLELTRKIIELESSTIAEIAKKMNYSSHSYLSEQFKKHYGLLPKEYRTNLFPHYPNSGDETVS; this comes from the coding sequence ATGTTAAATGTAAAATGTAGTTTTAGTGTCAAGACAAATTGGAAAGAAGAACTGGCTATCAAACTAAACGGGCGGATCAATGGTAATTTTATTGAAATTCCTGAAGATATTTTTGTGGGAACTAATTATGTACTGAGCGTTGATAGAGATTTTTCAGTATGGTACTCCAATGGTAAATACCACAAATCTATTTGCTTTCAGTCACCGGAGAACGGACAAGCTGATTTCTTCTTTATTGTATTTGGTTATGGTACAGGAAGAATGTTGGCCATTAGTAGAGATAGCACATATGAATGCAATTATGGATTTGTTGTATTAGATAGTTCTGATAGATACCAGTTTATCATTGAAGCAGGATCTGAAAATTGTATTTTAATTCTTTTTGTTCGAAAAGAAGCTTTAAATAAACTTGCAAATACCACAATAGCAAAATATCCTTCATGTAGCAATTGTATTTACAATATAGAGAATACACCTATAAAAACAGGCAGAGTGAATCCTGAGGCATGGAAAATCATCAATGAATTCAGATATTTATGCCCCAATTCTGTGAGTTTTGATTATTTCCTGATTGGCGGCATGTATGCTATTTTGGGAATATTTATTTATGAAATCTCTAATATAAAAAACACGTATGCCGATCTGGAAGACAGCGATATCAGAAGAATACTTATTACTCAGGAATATATAATCAAACGACTGGACAAAAATTTTCCAGGCATTAAAAAACTCGCTTCCATAGCGTATATGTCCGAATCCAAATTCAAACACTTATTCCGCAAGATAACAGGTTTCAGTCCAAACAGTTTTTTTATCAAAAATAAACTTGAGCTTACCAGAAAGATAATCGAATTGGAAAGCTCTACTATTGCAGAAATAGCAAAAAAAATGAATTATTCAAGTCATTCTTACCTGTCTGAACAATTCAAAAAGCATTATGGATTACTTCCAAAGGAATACCGCACCAATTTGTTTCCTCATTATCCAAACAGTGGAGACGAAACAGTCTCCTAA
- a CDS encoding helix-turn-helix transcriptional regulator yields MEITHENGVDPYWIYSLAQKMGGEVEGSFLKIPAEVLAGTCYFLKVSDVISTFIIDGVFNQSITFHLRNTRNNFVTLHFDFTEGDAFHILDNVSNPVGRWEYNVALYDSSLDADYVVKEDSSTYSIDIHIDKKELRRIFSGLPQFRDILNTMFDSEKNTFLRYGRTSNKAWWLINELRNTNQEDPLYDIIVKSTVYNLLSDYLDQVINQEILLEKIVKEDLVSIIDSQSFLIAHIESAFPGIKELAGRAMMSETKYKTLFRKITSLSPNAFFLQNKLAFAKQMLETGQHTIGEVTAHYNFTNASYFADQFKKLYGIPPKDYLTHM; encoded by the coding sequence ATGGAAATCACACATGAAAACGGTGTTGATCCGTATTGGATCTATTCCCTTGCTCAAAAAATGGGAGGGGAAGTAGAAGGCTCTTTTCTAAAAATACCAGCAGAAGTGCTAGCAGGAACATGCTATTTTTTAAAAGTAAGTGATGTTATTTCCACATTTATTATAGATGGTGTTTTCAATCAATCCATTACTTTTCACCTGCGTAACACAAGGAATAATTTTGTAACCCTTCACTTTGATTTTACAGAAGGCGATGCTTTTCACATTCTTGATAATGTTTCCAATCCGGTTGGTCGATGGGAATATAATGTAGCATTATATGACAGCAGTCTGGATGCAGACTATGTTGTAAAAGAAGATAGTTCAACCTATAGTATAGATATTCATATAGATAAAAAGGAGTTAAGGAGAATTTTTTCAGGACTCCCTCAATTCAGGGATATTCTTAATACCATGTTTGATTCCGAAAAAAACACTTTTCTACGCTACGGTCGCACCAGCAATAAAGCCTGGTGGCTGATAAATGAATTGAGAAATACAAATCAGGAAGATCCCTTGTATGATATTATTGTTAAAAGCACCGTGTATAATCTGTTGAGTGACTATCTGGATCAGGTGATAAATCAGGAAATACTTTTAGAAAAAATAGTCAAAGAAGATCTGGTTTCTATTATAGATTCGCAATCCTTCCTGATCGCACATATTGAATCCGCTTTTCCGGGAATTAAAGAATTGGCAGGAAGAGCAATGATGTCCGAAACAAAGTATAAAACTTTATTCCGAAAAATAACAAGCTTGTCCCCGAATGCATTTTTCCTTCAGAATAAGCTCGCATTTGCAAAACAAATGCTGGAAACCGGACAACATACGATAGGTGAGGTAACCGCACATTATAATTTTACTAACGCATCATACTTTGCTGATCAGTTTAAAAAATTGTATGGTATCCCTCCAAAGGATTATTTAACACACATGTAA
- a CDS encoding helix-turn-helix transcriptional regulator → MRHIKHSYSLSPDWMYQVAHAFDTEVVDNKRSTLPLQHGTGGTIFLEITSGFSVQLVDLIYTVPIKVTRTPTKEDMYVVYYDISDHYNQHIIDGTDHQVGYSSKFGMGFTDGKVESTFIPAVGERNFYLRLFIAKSLLHSMLSDCKPTEAVEVIFDKSKKVLSYYQHMESATQVLLNELKNRSFDDPAFELLLKGASLQIFSNLVRRIRLYDDKLYKLPQQDLENMDKSISYMTNDLQMDFPGIQKLAEIAGMSTSKYKTLFKKIMKDTPQQFFLNEKLLLAKELLNGGMFRSIKEVALELGYSQSGYFAAAYRKKFNLLPGENFIKPIE, encoded by the coding sequence ATGAGACATATCAAACACTCCTACAGTCTGAGTCCTGACTGGATGTATCAGGTTGCTCACGCATTTGACACTGAAGTTGTAGATAACAAGCGCAGTACATTGCCACTACAACATGGGACAGGCGGCACAATTTTTCTGGAGATCACGTCAGGATTCTCTGTACAATTAGTGGACCTTATTTATACTGTACCTATCAAAGTTACACGCACACCTACAAAAGAGGATATGTATGTAGTCTATTATGATATCAGTGATCATTATAATCAACATATCATCGACGGCACAGACCACCAGGTTGGTTATTCTTCCAAATTCGGAATGGGATTTACAGACGGTAAAGTGGAAAGTACCTTTATTCCGGCTGTTGGAGAAAGAAATTTCTACCTCCGGCTATTCATAGCTAAATCATTGCTGCATTCTATGTTGTCAGACTGCAAGCCTACAGAGGCCGTGGAAGTCATCTTTGACAAGTCAAAAAAAGTTCTTTCTTACTATCAGCATATGGAGAGCGCAACACAGGTGTTGCTAAACGAATTGAAAAACAGATCCTTTGATGATCCGGCTTTTGAACTTCTTCTAAAAGGAGCTTCTTTACAGATTTTCAGCAATTTAGTCAGACGCATACGTTTATATGATGATAAGCTTTACAAACTACCCCAGCAGGATTTAGAAAACATGGATAAAAGTATATCCTATATGACAAATGATCTTCAGATGGATTTTCCAGGCATTCAGAAACTGGCTGAAATTGCAGGAATGTCTACATCCAAATATAAAACACTCTTTAAGAAGATCATGAAAGATACCCCTCAACAATTTTTCCTTAATGAAAAGTTACTGTTAGCTAAAGAACTTCTTAATGGAGGTATGTTCAGATCTATTAAAGAGGTTGCTCTGGAACTCGGATATAGCCAATCCGGATATTTTGCGGCAGCTTACAGAAAAAAATTTAACCTTCTTCCAGGTGAAAATTTTATAAAACCTATAGAATAA
- a CDS encoding helix-turn-helix transcriptional regulator, which yields MKIKKYIIIDGNPVLFPVEFNHASMANGTRVESAGFFMILQDKEGQLRVKCLGESTSLGLKSHPERDEMLITKYLGLNPRTENRKIIPEISVYLNSEMDCLSDLAKAISKTYNEAIPLKDNRIQLPESVGKGCMSMVELSTGLALFKGNVRFKNPVKFLRNVTRSNAHLYIHFNLSEASFMIKKENGRQVDVGVDWEEAIFYSSSGKGVEMELPEDKWAKWVTIIIHRSWLVNKQLNYNTDIGEDVIQGFLQNKSMQGMVNLTMEEMSLAFHLLEEMDQSAGMRLRTKGKVLQLLSLFISRHVQNENIKSYADFSDVSRIMRAVGNLEKKPNITWPTISLIARKCMMSRTKFITLFKSIYGKSYHNLMMDIRMQKAAEFLQIGEAISEVGQKVGFSNLSHFAKTFKQVFHIEPSKYKHMANNQERNFIS from the coding sequence ATGAAAATAAAGAAATATATTATTATCGATGGGAACCCGGTTCTTTTTCCTGTAGAATTCAATCATGCCAGTATGGCTAACGGAACCAGAGTAGAGAGTGCAGGTTTCTTCATGATATTGCAAGACAAAGAAGGACAATTGAGAGTCAAATGTCTGGGTGAGAGTACTTCTCTCGGCTTAAAAAGCCATCCTGAAAGGGATGAAATGCTGATCACAAAGTATCTGGGCTTAAATCCGCGAACAGAAAACAGAAAAATCATACCTGAAATCAGTGTATACCTGAATAGTGAGATGGATTGTCTAAGTGATCTGGCTAAAGCAATATCAAAGACATACAATGAAGCAATCCCTTTAAAAGATAACCGTATTCAACTTCCTGAATCTGTAGGGAAAGGATGTATGTCTATGGTAGAACTCAGTACAGGTCTGGCCTTATTCAAAGGAAATGTAAGATTCAAGAATCCGGTGAAATTCTTACGTAATGTAACGCGCTCGAATGCACATCTGTACATACATTTCAATCTCAGTGAGGCCTCATTCATGATTAAAAAAGAAAATGGAAGACAAGTAGATGTAGGCGTTGACTGGGAAGAAGCTATTTTTTATTCCAGTAGTGGTAAAGGTGTGGAAATGGAACTTCCTGAAGACAAATGGGCAAAATGGGTTACCATTATCATACACCGCTCATGGCTGGTCAATAAACAATTAAACTATAATACTGATATAGGTGAGGATGTAATACAAGGATTTCTTCAGAACAAATCCATGCAGGGAATGGTCAATCTTACTATGGAAGAGATGTCACTTGCATTCCACCTGCTTGAAGAAATGGATCAAAGCGCCGGTATGCGTCTGCGGACAAAAGGCAAGGTACTCCAACTGCTTTCTCTTTTTATTTCCAGACATGTACAAAACGAAAATATTAAGTCATATGCAGATTTTTCGGACGTATCCAGAATCATGCGTGCAGTCGGAAATCTGGAAAAAAAACCAAACATTACATGGCCAACCATCAGTCTGATAGCACGCAAGTGCATGATGAGCCGTACCAAATTTATAACACTATTCAAGAGTATATATGGTAAAAGCTATCATAATCTGATGATGGATATCAGAATGCAAAAGGCAGCTGAATTTTTACAAATAGGTGAAGCTATATCGGAGGTTGGCCAAAAGGTAGGATTCTCTAATCTCAGTCATTTTGCCAAGACATTTAAACAAGTATTCCATATAGAGCCTAGTAAGTACAAACATATGGCCAATAATCAGGAAAGAAACTTTATATCCTGA
- a CDS encoding helix-turn-helix domain-containing protein: MKLNLDYYLTTDERWLRNFSDTLSKITGYENEIRENKLILHPAVGEGMFELATFGDGLSLLRADCIFHTNLKLNRRPDPKNEELIIHFNMSEDPIYADKTNSSKKASWLNFSEAVYYSSSGTGLETRIQQGDHIKLLLLIVDRRWINTNITERDLVDSSILNQFRNNKCVKGILNMDLVDYNLACEILDLTFPPHAFKLHTHGTTLTLLAHFFKKINIREYALKKEISQGTEPFSILKDRLLRQLHRPWPALETLASEHNMSKTKFIQSFIRVFGKNYSQFYLDARMEKSARMILEGMSVSMAGMEVGYTNLGHFSKIFKRYYGISPRQYAKEKELILIQANATVA, encoded by the coding sequence ATGAAGTTAAATTTAGATTATTATCTGACAACGGATGAGCGATGGCTAAGAAACTTCTCTGATACGCTCAGCAAAATAACAGGATATGAAAATGAAATCCGGGAGAACAAACTCATCCTACACCCTGCTGTAGGAGAAGGAATGTTTGAACTGGCTACTTTTGGTGACGGCCTCAGTCTCTTGAGAGCAGACTGTATATTTCACACTAATTTAAAACTGAATCGAAGACCTGATCCCAAAAATGAAGAACTCATTATACATTTCAATATGAGTGAAGATCCCATATATGCGGACAAGACAAACAGCAGCAAAAAGGCTTCCTGGTTGAATTTTTCTGAGGCTGTCTATTATTCTTCCTCCGGCACAGGGCTAGAGACAAGGATACAACAAGGAGACCATATCAAATTGCTTCTTCTCATTGTAGACAGACGTTGGATCAATACCAATATCACCGAAAGAGACCTTGTAGATTCCAGCATTCTGAATCAGTTCAGGAATAACAAATGTGTAAAGGGAATATTAAATATGGATCTGGTTGATTATAATCTGGCTTGTGAAATTTTAGATCTGACATTTCCTCCACATGCTTTCAAACTCCATACACATGGAACTACATTAACTCTGCTTGCTCACTTTTTTAAAAAGATAAACATACGTGAGTATGCCTTAAAAAAAGAGATATCACAAGGAACCGAACCGTTTTCAATTCTAAAAGACAGATTACTCCGGCAGTTGCACAGACCCTGGCCTGCTTTAGAGACACTCGCAAGCGAGCACAATATGAGCAAGACAAAATTTATTCAATCCTTTATCCGGGTTTTCGGTAAAAATTACTCCCAGTTTTATCTGGATGCACGCATGGAAAAATCTGCAAGAATGATCCTGGAAGGGATGAGTGTATCTATGGCAGGTATGGAGGTCGGCTATACGAATCTGGGGCATTTTTCCAAAATTTTTAAAAGATATTATGGTATTTCTCCGAGACAGTATGCTAAAGAAAAAGAATTGATCCTCATACAGGCTAATGCTACTGTTGCCTGA
- a CDS encoding clostripain-related cysteine peptidase, translated as MKRLNVYFLLLYFLLLWSCGKEKVDIVPKPPVSRTVIVYMGGNNNLQNETYEKIESLKQGYKSGMGRLLIYQAVRDATPRLLEIIADPSGKGIEKVLKTYEKQNAADATVFSQVLAEVKQTAPAQSYGLILFSHASGWLPQGTLIKPRTLLQNSENDLELRDFASALPDNSFDFIIFESCFMTGIEVIYELKDKTRYIVASSAEILSPGFTPIYPKLLPYLYSEEADLEGLSKQIFSYYNSQSGDYRSATISLIDVRPLPELATWVRINATKPLQESELPLVQYFDRYANYRLFFDFADYFSRRTPTESQAALRSVLNKIVIYKASTPQFLLGQGGFTIRTHSGITSYIPQTRFSYLNTEYAKLKWTADTRPNL; from the coding sequence ATGAAAAGATTGAATGTTTACTTCCTTTTATTATACTTCCTGCTACTTTGGAGTTGTGGTAAAGAAAAGGTGGATATTGTGCCAAAACCTCCTGTATCCCGCACCGTTATTGTGTACATGGGAGGCAACAACAACCTCCAGAATGAGACCTATGAAAAGATAGAATCCTTAAAACAAGGATACAAATCCGGTATGGGACGCCTCCTGATCTATCAGGCTGTCCGTGATGCTACACCACGGCTATTGGAAATCATAGCTGATCCATCAGGGAAAGGAATAGAGAAAGTACTCAAAACATATGAGAAACAGAATGCAGCAGATGCAACAGTATTTTCACAGGTACTGGCTGAGGTCAAACAAACCGCTCCTGCTCAAAGCTACGGTCTGATCCTTTTCTCTCATGCTTCCGGCTGGCTGCCACAAGGTACACTTATCAAACCCAGAACATTGCTCCAGAATAGTGAAAATGATCTTGAACTACGCGATTTTGCATCAGCACTTCCGGATAATAGCTTTGATTTTATAATCTTCGAATCCTGTTTCATGACAGGGATTGAAGTTATATATGAACTTAAAGACAAAACACGATATATCGTAGCCTCCTCAGCAGAAATACTTTCTCCGGGATTTACCCCTATATATCCTAAGTTACTTCCCTACCTTTATTCAGAAGAAGCTGATTTAGAGGGGCTTTCCAAACAAATTTTCAGTTACTACAACAGTCAATCCGGTGATTACCGCTCGGCCACTATCTCACTGATAGATGTCCGCCCTTTACCCGAATTGGCGACATGGGTACGTATAAATGCGACAAAACCGCTACAAGAATCTGAATTACCGCTTGTACAGTATTTTGACAGATATGCAAATTACAGACTTTTCTTCGACTTTGCGGATTATTTCAGCAGACGTACACCCACAGAAAGTCAGGCAGCCCTTCGATCCGTTTTAAACAAAATAGTTATTTATAAAGCTTCTACACCTCAATTTTTATTGGGACAGGGAGGCTTTACCATTCGTACACATAGCGGAATCACAAGTTATATCCCGCAGACACGATTCTCCTACCTTAATACCGAATATGCAAAGCTCAAATGGACTGCAGATACCCGTCCTAATCTATAG
- a CDS encoding DUF5106 domain-containing protein, protein MKNLVLILFSTAFIVACQSPYREQSNLHDKNIDSLTASIHGQEHKHYLAEHYWDNIPLSDSLSAVGLPAFKESLADYLLLLHTFQPELAKETMTRFLNRKITSVPLLIQVGDLLENYLYDPLSPLRNDELYAIFLEYKLTFPNIEDIYLVRTRYQLNIISKNRINQTAEDFTYMTAQSKKTFLSAIKSNYTLLYFYNPDCPYCKDTTAKMKQSNILKQLKTVRQGLSILAICTEPTKNTWSDYILSLPADWINGYNDKLHTLQLYDLRALPSLYLLDENKKVICKDATFEQIETVLAELQQQGKL, encoded by the coding sequence ATGAAAAATCTGGTTTTGATACTATTCAGTACAGCATTTATTGTTGCTTGTCAATCCCCATACAGGGAGCAAAGTAATCTACACGACAAAAATATTGACAGCCTTACTGCTTCTATTCACGGACAAGAACATAAGCATTATCTTGCTGAACATTATTGGGATAATATACCGCTATCAGATAGTCTTTCAGCGGTCGGGCTTCCCGCTTTTAAAGAATCTCTGGCCGACTATCTACTCCTGCTCCACACATTCCAACCTGAATTGGCAAAAGAAACAATGACCAGATTTTTAAATAGAAAAATAACGTCAGTTCCCCTTCTTATACAAGTCGGGGATCTTTTAGAAAATTATCTTTACGACCCTCTTTCTCCATTAAGAAATGATGAGTTGTACGCTATATTCCTGGAGTATAAACTGACATTTCCGAACATAGAAGACATTTATCTGGTGAGAACCAGGTATCAACTAAATATAATTTCCAAAAACAGAATAAATCAGACTGCCGAAGACTTTACATACATGACCGCACAGTCAAAAAAAACTTTTCTGTCTGCTATAAAAAGTAACTATACACTTCTGTATTTTTATAATCCTGACTGTCCGTACTGTAAAGACACTACAGCAAAAATGAAACAAAGTAATATATTAAAGCAATTAAAAACTGTGCGGCAAGGGCTTAGTATATTGGCCATATGTACCGAACCCACTAAAAACACCTGGTCGGATTACATCCTATCACTCCCTGCGGACTGGATAAACGGTTATAATGATAAGCTACACACACTACAGTTATATGACCTGCGTGCACTCCCATCGTTGTACCTGCTGGACGAGAATAAGAAAGTAATCTGTAAAGATGCTACATTCGAGCAGATAGAAACTGTACTGGCAGAACTACAACAGCAGGGGAAACTTTAA
- a CDS encoding DUF3575 domain-containing protein: MKAKVALLILFSLIINCKTLFAQSSRSRYNSSNSGWVFKTNVAGLAIGNINAAAETVVNANYDFPMTVHTSVSYNSLKKYAGNTKLRHIALQPEFRMWMQGEAFNGFFAGANLNYAYYNVGYISLSNSLKDNYYQGQLFGVGLAGGYQMTITDKIGAEASLGIGYANMNHDVYKKEKNSGKLRRESYNYFGPNKFSISFVYKL; the protein is encoded by the coding sequence ATGAAAGCGAAAGTAGCACTTCTTATTTTATTCAGCCTGATTATAAACTGCAAGACCCTGTTTGCGCAATCTTCGCGTAGCAGATACAATAGCAGCAACAGTGGCTGGGTATTTAAGACAAATGTAGCAGGGTTGGCTATTGGCAATATTAACGCAGCAGCTGAAACGGTGGTCAATGCGAATTATGATTTTCCAATGACCGTACACACATCAGTATCCTATAATTCTTTGAAAAAGTATGCAGGAAACACCAAACTTCGTCACATTGCACTTCAACCTGAGTTTAGAATGTGGATGCAGGGAGAGGCTTTCAACGGATTCTTTGCCGGAGCCAACCTCAATTATGCCTACTACAATGTAGGGTATATATCGCTGAGCAACTCATTGAAAGACAATTATTATCAGGGACAACTGTTCGGTGTAGGACTGGCCGGAGGATATCAGATGACCATCACTGACAAGATCGGAGCAGAGGCGTCACTGGGTATAGGATATGCCAATATGAATCATGATGTCTATAAAAAAGAAAAAAATAGTGGCAAACTCCGTAGAGAAAGTTATAACTACTTCGGACCTAATAAGTTTTCGATCTCATTTGTGTATAAACTGTAA